The stretch of DNA CCTCATCAAAGTCTCCCATTCGGAGCGCCCTCGTCTCCTCCGATGCGACGGCAGAAACATTTTTCCGCCGTCCAGggaagcagcagctgcagcaacCTGCGCCGTGTTCCTTCGCCCGGGGAGGGTCGAAGCCATAAAGAGCAATGCGGCGGAAGAGACAACCGGTCCCCACATACACTGGGCCTTGGAGGCCGTCGAGGGCGCGCATGTTGACGTCGAAGAAGACAGTATTGTTGTTAGCATAGCGGTCGGAGGGGTCGATTCCCTCGAACCGCTGGGGGAACTGGACGTAGCAAAGGCGGTCCCCGCCACGGTCCATCATGAAGCACATGCCCTCGCGGAAGGCCTGGGAGTTGTACACGTAGTGGTCGCAGTCAAGGTTGAGGATGAAAGGGCCGTTCGACATGATGGCAGAGGCGCGGACGAGCGCGTTCATTGCCCCCGCCTTCTTGTTGTGGTCGTAGCCAGGCCGCTTCTCACGAGAGACATAGACCAGCAACGGTAGGCGGATATCCACATCAGTGAAGTCGAGGGGCCGGCCTTCGTCACCGTTGTTCCCGTACAAGGGCTCGTCACTCGGCGGTTTCAGCATTAcctgtaataataataaagaaaatctaAGAGTTCATGCAAACACcatgttttttttaatctaatcttGTGTATTCGAggcaaattatatattattgttcaCCGAGGTGGGACGAATTATAGGGTGATTAAGAGCTTCAAGTACAAAATGATGCACAATAATAGCATCGAGATGCAAAGAGTTCACAAATCAAATACATTATTTGacaaaaatatgcaataataaAATGAACGCTTACGTGGATATGGAGAATAAACCACTGCGTAGCCCTACCGATTAGCATAAATTTGTCACAGTTCGAAGTTATGATAGTAATCTATGCGTAGAATTGAATGATTTAGAGAACATAACATTAAACATTCAGAGGAGGAATAATACTGAGATGTATACCTGAATGACTCCAGCATGGTCACCGCGACTATGCTCGGAGCCCGGGTTAATCCAAGTCCCGGGCCAATGTGTACCATCCGCCATCCACGTAGCTTTCGGGATCTTCACCTGTTCGATGGGATCATCACCCGCCATCTCCCTCTGCCTCTTCATGGCCTTGATCTCCTCGCGAGCGTGGTACGCGTCCGACCTCCTGCGGATCGAATCGGGCAACCCGTTTATCCGAACCTTGAACTCATCGTACTCTCTCTTCACCCGTCTACGATCCTTCACAAAATCCGATTTAACCTTGTTCTTATATGGATCCTTCTTCAGATTAAAGTAGCTCTCAGGGTTTCGTGGCTCGATATCATGCTTGCGACAAAATGGGACCCACAAATTAGCAAAGCTGGCAGCCTCAGCCATGGCCTCGAAAGTAAGAAGGGCCCCACCATCGTCTGAAACATAGCAAGAGAGCTTCTCGACGGGGTAATCGGCTGCGAGAATTGAGAGAATGGTGTTTGCCGTTACAAGAGGGGGTTCCTTTTCCGGGTCGGCGGTGGAGACGAAGATGTCGAGGCCTGGAAGATCCGATTTTCCGGTGGGGTTGTTGGGAGTGGGTGTTTCGAATTTTTCTTTTAGGACGGCAAGGTCAGTGGCGCGGTTCACAGGGCAAAGTTTCGGGAGCTGATCCAAAAGCCAGGAGAAGGCGAACCATAGTTCGCAGACGACCGACATTCCCCACAGCCACATAGCGTCCTTGTTCTTGTGCTTCACTCTCCACATAAGGAAGAGGACGAGGGCAATCATGCGAATGGCGATAAGAAGCCTGAAGAAATAACGCAAAGAAGTTAACAGATAATCGACTTACATAATTTTAAAACATACTACATTACATCACCTATCATATAGATTATGGATCACACTCCCTaaagcaacaaaaataaaaggaaatttTGAAGAAACAATATTAGAACTGCAAGTGGTGAAACTATTCAAAACTTGTGGAAACAATGGCTCCCAAAAGAGTTATCAAAATATACAGTAGGACTTCCCAAGTAATATATTAGTGATAAACTATCCAACTCACTCATCCCCATCAATGTTGAGACAAGAATAAAAGTTTCCgaaataaaaaatgtttcaGATCAAGCAAATTGATATATCACCTTCTTCTAATCCACCTGAAAAGAAGGATCTACCTGTCatttttaatagcaccaatgcaTGTGTTAAAATTCGATAACAAGCAACCACAGGTATAACTGCAACTGCACCCATTTTGCACATATAACTACTCTAACTAAGAAATCAGTCCACTTTGCTCTGTTCATCTATAGAGATCTCACAAGAGATAGAAACACAGATATTTTTATAGCGAGATCGAACAAAGATGCACTAGTCAAAACATTGTAGTAGTAAAAGAAATATACCTATATGGGCTCAGAATGGCCGCCGGGATCTTCAGCTTGCGGGTGAGCGGCCTCCACGGCTTGCTCGACAGCTCTGACGGCTGCCCATCTCCTCCATTTCCATCATCCCCTCCATTCTCCTTGGGCCATATCGCATTCCCATACCCGTAAGTGCCCTTCGTCTCAAACAGCCACCTGTTATGATCCCAATCCCCCGTCTGGCTCCGGCTCATCATCTTCTGCGACCTCATTATCGACAGCCGTCTCTCCATCCTTGAAACACCCGCGGGCGGCGGAGGCAACGAGAGGTGCGGCTGGCCCCCCATGCTACTATCATTTACAATGTCCTCCAACTCCGTGGTCTTGTACGGCTCCTTGCACCCCGGGCAAATCCCGCCCGCCTTCACAGCATCGCCGAAGCACTCGGCGCAGATCTTAAAGTCGCACTCGCAAGGGAGTATATCGATTCCTCGCTCGTCGCTCATCACTTTGGAATCGCAGCCCTGGATCGAGCAAGAGGAGCCCTTGGCCCCCGCCATTTGCGGGTGGCTGGCCTCCGACTCAATCACTTTGTCCATCAAATGCGCACGAGTTACACTGTTAAAGCCGCCGGTGAAGAGGGAGTTGGACACATATTGTTCTTCGACTTTAGCGGAGATCGACGGGTCGATCGAGACCTCCATCGGCTGGTTATCGGGAGTGGCAGGAATATGGACATGGTAGTTCGTAAACTCCTGGGAGAACTCTCCACTACCAATTTCGCTATCGAGATCGTCGCGGGAGTAGCTCACGTAGCGACCGGATTGGGTCCGACGCGCAAATTTTACAGTGGGGGCCGGAGGGGCCGCAGCGGGGCGTCCGCCGCCCTGAAGCGGATCGGCGGCCGATGCGGCCATGCGGGCCGATCGGCTATTTCGAAGCGCGCTGTTCGATGCCATGGTGCTACTCTTTTGATCTACTACACGGCCTCACCAGATCTATAACACCCAATATACATAATAAAGGAAAGATTATAAgtaagaaattttgaaaattgagcACTTTTTGCTAGAGATCAGGAACTTGGTCGGAACAAAGAGCCGTAAAGAACAAATGGTTGgctcaaaaatccaatctttttaAGCACTACACAAAGAGAACCAAAGAACACAACACCGAACAACGGATCTGCCGAGTCAGGGTTTTATAATCACAACACCCAAATTCAAGCGGAAAGAACGAGAAAAGTATAGGTGTTAAAGTAGCATATGCATACCATCACACGACCGATTCAACTCCAccgctctcttcctcttccgcttctTCTACTACTGCTTCTTCTTATTGTTGCCGAGCTCTTGCTCAAAGGAAGAAGCGTTCAAACGCGGAGTTGAGGGGGATCCAGATGGGTTTGGTCAGGTGGGGAGCGGGGCTGAGAATAAGTCCAAGGACAAGTAGAATAGTCCAAGATCGGTGAATAGTTTATTGGAGAAAAACTAGTACAAGGAAATGGGAACCAAAGAAACTAGGGTTtcttaaaaaaacaaagagagagagagagagagagagagagagagagagagagagatagggagggggaagaagaagaagatgagctCGACAATGGCGACGAGGACGGCGACGGCGAGGTTGGGATCGGAGGGTTTGGAGCTTCGGAGATGCGTCTAGggctaggtttagggttagggtttgcttgGGGACGatgatatagagagagagagagagagagagagcttaatAAGGAGTGTTCGCTTTCGCTAATGGCGCCTGTGTCTCTCTACATTCcttttatggaaaaaaaataataaaaagttctctaattatcaaaatatttttttttacgaaaaGAACCtccttattaaatttatttaccaAAACTAATCCTCGCATTTTACATAAACTTTATTAACTCCCCCGTTCacaaaattacatttaattattttatatttttattttttgtttgaaaatttataattaaataaaaatagtaaagtggtatttttaaaaaaaaaacacacaatatgacaaaatataaattataaaataataaaatattatattattagtgTTACATAATTTGCTAAAAAGCATGATTTTATAATTCTAGTTAATgcttaataatatatttttaccctaaaataaataaataaacaaattttttgaACCAAGCGATGAAAAAGTGAAAATATGCAAaacaataaaagagaaaattgaatttactctttaatataaatattgatataatttacttatcagaatttatttttaatttaatatgtcataatttttttctcacgATTCTTTAAGGcttcaaaatataaacaagcccattttttctcttttaattttaataataaataatgagaGTTAAATAGTAggataaattaatatttcagACATATGGCCAAAttctatttatattaaatatatatatataaagttcggttactatgctattaatagcacgaagcacttggtgctaccaagttttccgccgttagatctaccattttgatcattttcatccgttagatcatactattcaaccaaccacccactcaactctagagggtccacatcatcctaaccgcacatctcttaatccaatggctaaaaacttgttagcaccaatgacttggtgctattaataacataATAGTCTagttctgtatatatatatatattaaactatttaatttaaaaaaattaaaggatcTAGTTTGTAAAAAAATTGGTAAAGTTCCCACGTGGTCTTCGTACTATTTTCCCACCAAACTTTTGACATGTACTAATTAGTAAAAATCAATTTTGTTAGGGACTTAATTGAAAAAAGTACACgcagatttagagagagagataggcggAGAAGAGAAAGGCATCCGAGGGAGGTGGGTCGAAATCCACTGCACTTCCCAAACAGCAAACACCATTTTTGTGGGCCCCGCGTCAGCGTGGACGAATAGAGTGTTGACACGTCACCAGGCCCTTCATTTTCACCCTTGAAGTTGTGTCGAATTACGGAATTGGTAACCCGGAAAAAGCGCGACAAAAAGAGTTGCGAAAGCGATaggctttttcctttttttctttttttttacacttttcctcttttttttttttgactctttcattactttttaaattaattattttgatttttgagcaCGTAATGACGAAATTGCCCCCCCGCCCAACGGTTCTCCAACGGCTCTATTTTTGGGACCACGTTTTTGGTTTTCGCAGTCACTGTTGTCAAAAAAAAGTATTAGAGATGTTAACGGGTTTGGTTTGGagcgggtttttaaaaattcggttTCGTACCTTACTCTAAACCCGAGATCCGAactcgaattcgaattcgatggattttaaaaattcatatccaaattcgaatccgaccaaaaatctgaaacccGAACCCATAAATTCGaacacaaaataatattttttttaatatttcaaaatatattatattaaatttaaaattttaaagtacaaattcaaatataacatcaaatttttatacatatattatatataatgcaagaTAAATTCAAAGTTTAGATTCGGGttagggttcgggtttggatacaatcaaaatccatgtCCATTTAGCATTGAATATATTCGCTCCATTCGAATTCGTGTTtaggttaaaataaaatttcgagtATTCGTactcattgacatccctaaaaaaGATGAAGTGtggttcaaaaattttaaaaaaagggctttttttgtatttatccatctaaaaaaaattataaataattttaaaaaatttagagtaaacttcaaatatcacccatgtggttttatactttttcatttcagtatcatgtggtttaaaatgcattaatttaataccctatggtttcatttttctcttttcaccggctcctccgttaacatttcgttaaattatatacaaaaaacttcagatatctaacctaggtttatcaaatattcaatttagtaccttttaattataattttgttactgatttaatgaaaaaaattagtggatgagataataaaaacagaaaaataaaaccacggggtactaaattgatacacttaaaccatatggtactaaaataaaaagtgcaaaaccataggtgcggtatttgaaatttttttcaaaaatttatatttgtataaatagttttttttttcttactgtaCTGTACGAGTGTTCATATggtatttttaagttcaatacAGTGATTGGATCACCGTGTtcccttttatatttttttcgaccCTGAGTAAGAAAAAAGAGACTAGAGTCAGTGTGGATATAAATATAATGATTCATTCATTGTGCTCAACTTAAAAATACAAATGTGACGCTTCCATACTATGTAGATGGTTACatgtgtaaatataaatttattaggattatttgtaaaaaaaaaaaattgagatgggctaaatgcaaaaaaaagccttAGTATATTAGTTTTGATTCTATCTAAAATTATAATCTTTTTTATCTAgagcttaaattttttattttagtattaaaaaataattaatgaatttttgaatggaAACAAAACTGATATGTGACAGTAGATCAGAAGCTCCCAAATAAGGTGGGAGCTCTCAGCGAAAGTTTTATCGGGttaaagtatataaaataagaGTGAACTTCAATTTACTccatgtgatttagcatatttttacgATGTAATTATGTGGTGTAAAAATttgtacttaattattttataattttaattttgttttattaaaaaacttATGGTTAAATTGAATAATGGAAATTTTCTCATTACtttgtatataaattatatagtacaACTGAGCAATAACTAATATACtcattttatctttaaaaatgatgaaaaaaggAAAGTTAATTAGTCAATAGTGGGAAGTATATAAACTTTtatgtatgtatttattattttaataatatattggaTACGTCAAAAAGTTTATCAGCTATACTATACCATTTATACACGGAATAATGATGAGATTATAACAGTGCTAAGTTATATGCTAtaactctaaattttaaaaacgtaaagtaaaattttcaaaagataGGAGATTAAGTAAAAGGACagatatttacaaaaaaaaaatattgagacaGTTTAGCCATTAAAATTCAAGAAA from Ananas comosus cultivar F153 unplaced genomic scaffold, ASM154086v1, whole genome shotgun sequence encodes:
- the LOC109704540 gene encoding LOW QUALITY PROTEIN: cellulose synthase-like protein D2 (The sequence of the model RefSeq protein was modified relative to this genomic sequence to represent the inferred CDS: inserted 2 bases in 1 codon; deleted 3 bases in 2 codons), which encodes MASNSALRNSRSARMAASAADPLQGGGRPAAAPPAPTVKFARRTQSGRYVSYSRDDLDSEIGSGEFSQEFTNYHVHIPATPDNQPMEVSIDPSISAKVEEQYVSNSLFTGGFNSVTRAHLMDKVIESEASHPQMAGAKGSSCSIQGCDSKVMSDERGIDILPCECDFKICAECFGDAVKAGGICPGCKEPYKTTELEDIVNDSSMGGQPHLSLPPPPAGVSRMERRLSIMRSQKMMSRSQTGDWDHNRWLFETKGTYGYGNAIWPKENGGDDGNGGDGQPSELSSKPWRPLTRKLKIPAAILSPYRLLIAIRMIALVLFLMWRVKHKNKDAMWLWGMSVVCELWFAFSWLLDQLPKLCPVNRATDLAVLKEKFETPTPNNPTGKSDLPGLDIFVSTADPEKEPPLVTANTILSILAADYPVEKLSCYVSDDGGALLTFEAMAEAASFANLWVPFCRKHDIEPRNPESYFNLKKDPYKNKVKSDFVKDRRRVKREYDEFKVRINGLPDSIRRRSDAYHAREEIKAMKRQREMAGDDPIEQVKIPKATWMADGTHWPGTWINPGSEHSRGDHAGVIQVMLKPPSDEPLYGNNGDEGRPLDFTDVDIRLPLLVYVSREKRPGYDHNKKAGAMNALVRASAIMSNGPFILNLDCDHYVYNSQAFREGMCFMMDRGGDRLCYVQFPQRFEGIDPSDRYANNNTVFFDVNMRALDGLQGPVYVGTGCLFRRIALYGFDPPRAKEHGAGCCSCCFPGRRKNVSAVASEETRALRMGDFDEEEMNLSTFPKKFGNSSFLIDSIPIAEFQGRPLADHPAVKNGRPPGALTIPRDLLDASTVAEAISVISCWYEDKTEWGHRVGWIYGSVTEDVVTGYRMHNRGWKSVYCVTKRDAFRGTAPINLTDRLHQVLRWATGSVEIFFSRNNALLASPRMKFLQRIAYLNVGIYPFTSIFLIVYCFLPALSLFSGQFIVQTLNVAFLTYLLTITVTLSALAVLEIKWSGINLEEWWRNEQFWLIGGTSAHLAAVIQGLLKVIAGIEIFFTLTSKSGGDDVDDEFADLYIVKWSSLMIPPITIMMVNLIAIAVGFSRTIYSVDPQWSKLLGRDVLQFLAVLASLYPFAKGSWVRGRTRRSSXFVWSGSYAITISLLEVADHPPSANSQIGRFLQFR